The following are encoded in a window of Thermoanaerobaculia bacterium genomic DNA:
- a CDS encoding fatty acid desaturase, which yields MKSTYMEAARDLHRELKVYIGADALRDLTRRKPLRHFLTVFRQFLFLGAASLCLILFTNPLIVIPAALLSGFTIFNFTILLHEQLHGLIFSRPHPRLWGFLGHLYAFWSGISRTQFTRWHLDHHAQLGSDTLDPKRHHLSPKRNSRLIKLLYFTPALFPIYFRAAAKETAGYPPELRKQIRNERLVAISGHLAIQASLFFLLSPGAWLRAYVLPVFIVFPIAFALNRLGQHYAIKEDDPAGWTTWVRSHWFWNFVYINSNHHLEHHYFPGVPFYNLPRLQKLLVPFYRKHDLKSYGYGQLLWGYIVKNNMPHTTWDWAG from the coding sequence ATGAAATCGACGTATATGGAAGCCGCCCGTGATCTTCACCGGGAATTGAAGGTCTATATCGGTGCGGACGCACTACGCGACCTGACCCGGCGCAAACCTCTCCGCCATTTTCTTACGGTCTTCCGCCAGTTTCTTTTCCTGGGCGCAGCCTCTCTGTGCCTCATTCTTTTTACAAATCCCCTGATTGTCATTCCCGCGGCCCTATTGTCCGGATTCACGATCTTCAACTTCACGATCCTTCTCCACGAACAGCTGCACGGGCTGATTTTCAGCCGGCCCCATCCCCGGCTCTGGGGATTCCTCGGTCACCTCTATGCTTTCTGGAGCGGAATCTCCCGAACCCAGTTCACGCGCTGGCACCTGGATCACCATGCACAGCTGGGCTCCGACACCCTGGATCCCAAGCGTCACCACCTCTCCCCGAAACGCAATTCCCGTCTGATCAAACTGCTCTATTTCACGCCCGCACTTTTCCCCATCTACTTTCGGGCCGCCGCGAAGGAAACGGCCGGTTACCCTCCCGAGCTTCGAAAGCAAATCCGAAACGAACGTCTGGTTGCTATTTCAGGACACCTTGCCATTCAGGCATCCCTCTTCTTTCTGCTCTCTCCCGGAGCCTGGCTCCGTGCCTATGTCCTCCCGGTCTTCATCGTCTTCCCCATTGCCTTCGCCCTGAACCGGCTCGGACAGCACTATGCCATTAAAGAAGATGACCCCGCAGGCTGGACCACCTGGGTCCGGAGCCACTGGTTCTGGAACTTTGTTTACATCAATTCCAACCACCATCTCGAACACCATTACTTTCCCGGAGTTCCCTTCTACAACCTTCCCCGGCTTCAGAAACTCCTGGTTCCGTTTTACCGGAAGCACGATTTGAAATCCTATGGCTACGGCCAGCTGTTATGGGGATATATCGTGAAGAACAACATGCCCCATACGACCTGGGACTGGGCCGGCTGA
- a CDS encoding adenylate/guanylate cyclase domain-containing protein: MTEHREITRTIWISDMSGFTRSTRLTGPIPVMEKIRIMRETVSAILVRHGGDVFKLAADNIYALFDHPDTALEATRECHASLPDDLMICVGIGHGSMVQFPGERDYYGLEINIASKLGEDTAGPGETLISCDAFNLLSDEMKNDLEGPLQLEVGGSLYDYYLLPTRGGGAKDPK; the protein is encoded by the coding sequence ATGACCGAACACCGGGAAATCACCCGGACCATCTGGATATCGGACATGTCGGGTTTTACGAGGTCCACTCGCCTTACCGGCCCCATTCCCGTCATGGAAAAGATACGTATCATGCGTGAGACTGTCAGCGCGATCCTCGTCCGCCACGGGGGAGACGTATTCAAACTGGCTGCCGACAATATCTATGCCCTCTTCGATCATCCGGATACCGCTCTTGAAGCCACGAGAGAATGCCACGCGAGCCTTCCCGATGATCTTATGATCTGCGTGGGGATTGGCCACGGATCCATGGTTCAGTTTCCCGGCGAACGCGATTATTACGGCCTTGAAATCAACATCGCGTCAAAGCTTGGAGAGGACACGGCCGGACCGGGCGAAACCCTTATTTCCTGCGATGCCTTTAATCTTTTGTCGGATGAAATGAAAAACGATCTGGAAGGACCTCTCCAGCTGGAAGTCGGAGGCAGCCTGTACGACTATTACCTTCTTCCAACCCGGGGAGGCGGGGCAAAGGATCCGAAATGA
- a CDS encoding NAD(P)/FAD-dependent oxidoreductase yields MSSRLSEARVAVVGAGPAGIACAVQLVRAGIPVDLYDPAPPGGTLREAWRVENYPGFPEGISGQELADRIGRALTPWNILPVPEQVEGLRRTKDGVCLEAGGRSLDYPAAVVATGSRPRRLEGIATEAGSEEKIFTSFRTIRSRGFRRIAIYGAGDVGLDWAEGLSAQAEVHVLFRGSHPRGLDLLVDRARQRGVTFRPCFQLEAIQRHDQGIRLTGSEGNLHADALLLALGRVPRLDFLDSGIEIPNRGGTIDGRIYFAGDAVNGYRRQTAIAAGDGLHVAMEVKSQWK; encoded by the coding sequence ATGTCATCCAGGCTCTCTGAAGCCCGGGTCGCCGTCGTCGGCGCGGGACCGGCCGGCATCGCCTGCGCAGTCCAGCTTGTGCGTGCCGGGATCCCGGTGGATCTTTATGATCCAGCTCCCCCCGGGGGAACTCTCCGTGAAGCGTGGCGGGTGGAAAATTATCCCGGTTTTCCCGAGGGGATTTCGGGACAGGAACTGGCGGACCGGATCGGAAGAGCTCTCACGCCCTGGAACATCCTTCCCGTCCCGGAACAGGTGGAGGGACTGCGCCGCACAAAGGACGGGGTCTGCCTCGAAGCAGGCGGACGAAGTCTCGACTATCCTGCGGCTGTCGTGGCGACGGGAAGCCGCCCCCGCAGGCTGGAAGGTATCGCGACCGAGGCAGGAAGCGAAGAGAAAATATTTACGAGCTTTCGCACCATCCGGTCCCGGGGATTTCGCAGGATTGCCATATACGGGGCGGGAGATGTGGGGCTGGACTGGGCGGAGGGCCTCTCTGCACAGGCAGAAGTCCACGTCCTGTTCCGAGGCTCGCATCCCAGGGGCCTGGATCTCCTGGTCGATCGTGCCAGGCAAAGGGGCGTCACATTCCGGCCATGCTTCCAGCTGGAAGCGATCCAGCGCCACGATCAGGGGATCAGGCTCACAGGGTCCGAAGGAAACCTGCACGCCGATGCTCTTCTTCTGGCCCTGGGCAGAGTTCCCCGTCTCGATTTTCTGGATTCCGGAATCGAGATTCCCAACCGTGGTGGAACGATTGACGGTCGAATCTATTTTGCCGGGGATGCCGTCAACGGGTACCGGAGGCAAACGGCCATCGCCGCGGGGGACGGCCTCCACGTGGCCATGGAGGTAAAATCTCAATGGAAATAA
- a CDS encoding radical SAM protein, which produces MEIRACSGQDGVARVFVGRTDSGKDLEFVESWDPGVSPEDKWVIIVSSLDGCPYSCSFCDAGGAYRGILSREEILQQILHLIESRYPDRRVPIRKFKVQFARVGEPSLNPAVLDVLETLPDTISAPGLIPCLSTVAPKGKEEFFHRLTAIKNRRYPNGAFQLQFSLHSTDDSFRKNLIHAKIWDLKMIRDFGETWFQKGDRKITLNFALCRDVPFEPDVVRSTFSPAKFLVKITPINPTTRGRQNRHRSAYPDPPAKVRQTVQALRDSGFTVIESIGDLRENAIGSNCGQFLSAHRP; this is translated from the coding sequence ATGGAAATAAGAGCCTGTTCGGGCCAGGACGGGGTAGCCCGTGTCTTTGTCGGCCGTACCGATTCGGGGAAAGACCTCGAGTTTGTCGAATCCTGGGATCCCGGGGTTTCACCGGAGGATAAGTGGGTGATCATCGTCTCTTCTCTCGACGGATGCCCCTATTCCTGTTCCTTTTGCGATGCGGGGGGTGCTTACAGGGGAATCCTGTCCAGAGAAGAAATCCTTCAGCAGATCCTGCACCTCATCGAATCCCGGTATCCGGATCGCCGTGTGCCCATCCGGAAGTTCAAGGTCCAGTTTGCCCGCGTGGGTGAGCCCTCCTTAAATCCTGCCGTGCTGGATGTTCTGGAGACTCTTCCCGACACAATTTCCGCACCCGGACTCATTCCCTGTCTCTCCACCGTGGCTCCGAAAGGTAAGGAAGAATTTTTTCACAGGCTGACTGCGATTAAAAACCGTCGTTATCCAAACGGAGCCTTTCAGCTTCAGTTCTCCCTTCACTCCACGGACGATTCCTTCCGAAAGAACCTTATCCATGCGAAAATCTGGGACTTGAAAATGATCCGTGATTTTGGAGAGACCTGGTTTCAAAAGGGAGATCGAAAGATCACACTGAATTTTGCCCTCTGCCGGGACGTTCCCTTTGAACCGGATGTAGTCCGCTCCACCTTTTCTCCCGCGAAGTTCCTCGTGAAGATTACACCGATCAATCCAACGACACGGGGAAGGCAGAATCGGCATCGTTCCGCTTATCCGGACCCGCCTGCAAAAGTTCGACAAACCGTTCAAGCCCTTCGCGATTCAGGATTCACCGTCATCGAAAGCATTGGGGATCTTCGGGAGAATGCCATAGGTTCCAATTGTGGTCAATTTCTTTCCGCGCACCGACCCTGA
- a CDS encoding YciI family protein, protein MYFIVTGYDGTDGEALSRRMAARAGHLELAESMYEKGTFLFAAGILNDAGTMIGSMIVCDFPSRKELDDWLAREPYILGKVWEQIEVSPAQPAPFCLARS, encoded by the coding sequence ATGTACTTTATCGTAACAGGGTATGATGGAACGGACGGGGAGGCCCTTTCCCGCAGAATGGCCGCACGGGCCGGTCACCTTGAGCTGGCAGAATCGATGTATGAAAAAGGAACGTTTCTCTTTGCGGCCGGTATTCTGAATGACGCGGGCACGATGATCGGATCGATGATCGTCTGTGACTTTCCATCCCGGAAGGAACTGGATGACTGGCTCGCCCGTGAGCCCTATATCCTGGGAAAGGTATGGGAGCAAATAGAAGTTTCTCCTGCACAGCCGGCACCCTTCTGTCTCGCCCGGAGCTGA
- a CDS encoding isochorismatase family protein gives MAEQPFHLTENEIDSWCSFHQSEKIPFSPDQSALILIDLQRYFTDSEAPAYLPASGAAMDRLLPLLKTFMEKKRPVIFTRHVDRPDSGNLLLSWWQGRIEEDSPWSSLDERLTPFLQDSKIIKKEHYDAFRETDLETHLRILDVRQVVIGGVMTHLCCETTARSAFMRAFPVFFLVDGTATADRSFHLSSLTNLRHGFATLLRVSHVIQAL, from the coding sequence ATGGCGGAGCAACCCTTTCATCTTACGGAAAATGAAATTGATTCGTGGTGTTCCTTCCACCAGAGTGAGAAGATACCATTCTCTCCCGATCAATCCGCCCTGATCCTTATCGATCTTCAACGTTACTTCACCGACTCCGAGGCTCCGGCCTATCTTCCGGCCAGCGGGGCCGCCATGGATCGGCTCCTTCCGTTACTCAAGACCTTCATGGAGAAAAAACGGCCCGTGATCTTCACGCGCCATGTCGACCGACCGGATTCAGGGAATCTCCTCCTCTCGTGGTGGCAGGGACGAATTGAGGAAGATTCTCCATGGAGCAGCCTCGATGAAAGACTGACTCCCTTTCTTCAGGATTCGAAGATCATCAAAAAGGAACACTACGATGCGTTCCGGGAAACCGATCTGGAAACTCACCTACGAATTCTTGACGTTCGGCAAGTCGTTATCGGGGGAGTAATGACCCACCTCTGTTGTGAAACCACGGCCCGATCCGCATTCATGCGCGCATTCCCCGTTTTCTTCCTCGTGGACGGCACAGCTACCGCCGATCGCTCGTTTCATCTATCCAGCCTGACAAACCTGCGGCACGGTTTTGCCACGCTTCTGCGAGTCAGCCATGTCATCCAGGCTCTCTGA
- a CDS encoding response regulator, whose translation MRILIADDTRLFREQLSRDMEDLGYEVHLAATGAEAIKVFAEVHPEIVVLDCLIPILSGFLACQQIRLLPKNYYPVIILISGVYKTSKYVAEAKKHGADLFLNKPLTGEQIHAAAQKILEDVRSDGAPGPADPHEDTEQDLKAPTVVSMKEFKTFLAWIIKTQKRKRTKNFILALRSADSQMETFQDDVITFFRASDIIGRDKKGKKLLLLVLDANERGMASLIKRLYFTLPDELSECLEYACRDIASELAGDLPSFPSEQEWTPLSRARS comes from the coding sequence ATGAGAATTTTGATTGCTGACGATACAAGGCTGTTTCGTGAACAGCTCTCCCGGGATATGGAAGATCTGGGGTATGAGGTCCACCTTGCAGCTACAGGTGCGGAGGCCATCAAGGTTTTTGCCGAGGTTCATCCTGAGATTGTCGTTCTGGACTGTCTTATTCCGATCCTTTCAGGATTCCTGGCCTGTCAGCAGATCCGTTTGCTTCCAAAGAACTACTATCCCGTCATCATCCTGATCAGCGGGGTATACAAGACGTCCAAATATGTTGCCGAAGCCAAGAAACACGGTGCCGATCTATTTTTAAACAAACCGCTCACCGGGGAGCAGATTCATGCCGCGGCACAAAAGATTCTGGAGGACGTCCGTTCGGATGGAGCCCCCGGTCCCGCCGATCCTCATGAAGATACTGAACAGGATCTGAAAGCTCCCACAGTGGTTTCCATGAAGGAGTTTAAGACCTTCCTTGCCTGGATCATCAAAACGCAGAAGCGGAAAAGAACAAAGAATTTCATCCTCGCCCTCCGATCCGCCGATTCTCAGATGGAGACGTTCCAGGATGACGTCATCACCTTTTTCCGTGCCTCGGACATTATCGGACGGGACAAGAAGGGCAAGAAGCTGCTGCTCCTGGTTCTCGATGCAAATGAGCGGGGTATGGCTTCCCTTATTAAACGGCTCTACTTTACCCTGCCGGATGAGCTCTCGGAGTGTCTTGAGTACGCCTGTCGGGACATTGCATCCGAGCTGGCCGGAGATCTGCCCTCCTTCCCGTCCGAGCAGGAATGGACGCCTCTTTCCAGAGCCCGATCATAA
- a CDS encoding YitT family protein: protein MTLFSEKPLTRAWLVSYLYILRGALIASAGYAFFYVPHKIIPGGIVGISVILHHTLSTPVGVMIFLLNLPLFLWGIRELGKKFGAKTLVGIFLTSLFTDLFLYLTNGITITDNILIASILGAILAGTGLASIFRAKATTGGADILAQILNKRYKISIGQFLIGANIVVIGVGTFVFDSLELGVYSIIATYVSGRVIDTILEGTSYFKGVIIISDNYEEIKDKLVYSMKAGGSYLLGKGMYNDDDKRIIFTVVNRRGLAFLNDYIRDIDPTSFIAVFDAQQVYGMPFRKLGDE from the coding sequence ATGACGCTATTTAGTGAAAAACCCCTCACGAGGGCCTGGCTTGTCAGTTACCTCTACATTCTGCGGGGAGCTCTCATTGCTTCAGCCGGATACGCATTCTTTTACGTGCCTCACAAAATTATCCCCGGCGGTATTGTCGGGATCTCCGTCATCCTCCATCACACCCTTTCCACACCGGTCGGCGTCATGATCTTTTTACTCAACCTGCCGCTCTTTCTCTGGGGAATACGGGAGCTGGGCAAAAAATTTGGCGCCAAAACACTTGTGGGGATCTTCCTCACTTCGCTCTTTACCGATCTCTTCCTCTACCTTACAAACGGGATTACCATCACCGACAACATCCTCATTGCATCCATTCTGGGAGCCATCCTTGCCGGCACGGGACTTGCCTCGATCTTTCGAGCGAAGGCCACCACCGGTGGTGCAGATATCCTGGCCCAGATTCTTAACAAGCGCTATAAAATTTCCATCGGTCAGTTCCTGATCGGAGCCAACATTGTGGTTATCGGCGTTGGAACGTTTGTCTTCGACAGCCTTGAGCTGGGTGTGTACTCCATCATTGCCACCTATGTCTCAGGCCGTGTCATTGATACCATCCTCGAAGGGACATCTTATTTCAAGGGTGTCATTATCATTTCCGACAACTATGAAGAAATCAAGGACAAACTGGTCTATTCCATGAAAGCCGGGGGATCGTATCTGCTGGGGAAGGGCATGTACAACGACGATGACAAGCGGATCATCTTCACCGTGGTCAACCGGAGAGGCCTGGCCTTCCTGAATGACTATATCCGGGACATCGATCCAACTTCCTTTATCGCGGTCTTTGACGCACAGCAGGTCTATGGAATGCCCTTTCGAAAACTGGGAGACGAGTAG
- a CDS encoding class I SAM-dependent methyltransferase: MKAFSRLREFASRWIWRFDRPWGPAGRKLARSMNTSHASVTEWGLSHLSISADDILLDVGCGGGATVARLSSRAPEGTVIGLDLSRACVSEARKLNREQIRAGRVDILQGSVSSIPFPKDTFHGVTAVETHYFWPDWEKGLQEIFRVIRPGGWISLICTAYRGSEFDERNLRWVRTYNMRYLSPEEFRDSLSGSGFDFIQIECKLEKGWLSAKGLKPL, encoded by the coding sequence GTGAAAGCCTTCTCCCGGCTCAGGGAATTCGCCTCCCGCTGGATCTGGCGCTTTGACCGCCCCTGGGGACCGGCCGGTCGGAAGCTGGCGCGAAGCATGAATACCAGCCACGCTTCGGTCACGGAGTGGGGCCTCTCCCACCTCTCCATCTCAGCGGATGATATCCTGCTGGATGTCGGCTGCGGCGGCGGAGCCACCGTTGCCAGATTATCGTCAAGAGCACCCGAGGGAACCGTAATCGGCCTCGATCTCTCCCGGGCCTGCGTTTCCGAGGCACGGAAATTGAACCGGGAACAGATCCGTGCCGGGCGTGTCGATATTCTTCAGGGTTCCGTATCCTCAATCCCTTTTCCAAAGGATACCTTTCACGGTGTAACCGCCGTCGAAACTCACTATTTCTGGCCCGATTGGGAAAAAGGATTACAGGAAATCTTTCGGGTGATCCGGCCCGGAGGCTGGATCTCCCTGATCTGCACGGCCTACCGGGGATCCGAGTTTGACGAGAGAAACCTGCGGTGGGTTCGCACCTACAACATGAGATACCTTTCCCCGGAAGAATTTCGGGACTCTCTCTCCGGATCGGGTTTTGATTTCATCCAGATCGAATGTAAGCTGGAAAAGGGCTGGTTGTCTGCCAAAGGCTTGAAACCGCTCTGA